A window from Manis javanica isolate MJ-LG chromosome 10, MJ_LKY, whole genome shotgun sequence encodes these proteins:
- the TRIM4 gene encoding E3 ubiquitin-protein ligase TRIM4 isoform X2, protein MAAEDLQEDLTCSICLDYFEDPVSIECGHNFCRGCLRRSWAPGGGTFPCPECRQPSASAALRPNWALARLTEKTRRRRQDTVPPGLCGRHWEPLRLFCEDDQRPVCLVCRESREHQAHTMAPIDEAFESYREKLLKTQCSLTAKMKQALRLQDMEVKNAAEWKEKMKNQRMRLSAEFAKLHNFLAEEEQLFLQRLSEEEEETKKKRNENKLRLHQIITSLKKLILEVGEKSQSSTLMLLQNPKDVLIRSENEDVNYSLEVLKVKTVCQIPVMKEMLKRFQVAVNLSENTAHATLVFSQEGRYVKNPSSAGSWPLFSTAWSYFAGWKRPQKNTHFVERFQHLPCVLGKNVFTSGKHYWEVENRDSLEIAVGVCREDVMGIMDHSQMSPEGGVWALRWSPTKQEPPLHRVGVFLDHGAGDLSFYNAVDGAHLHTFSCPKVSRLRPFFWLSPLASLVILPLTGGK, encoded by the exons ATGGCAGCCGAGGACCTCCAGGAGGACTTGACCTGCTCCATCTGTTTGGACTATTTCGAGGACCCGGTGTCCATCGAGTGCGGCCACAACTTCTGCCGTGGCTGCCTGCGCCGAAGCTGGGCGCCGGGTGGCGGCACGTTCCCCTGCCCCGAGTGCCGGCAGCCGTCGGCGTCCGCCGCGCTGCGGCCCAACTGGGCCCTGGCTCGGCTGACGGAGAAGACGCGGCGCCGGCGCCAGGACACCGTGCCCCCCGGCTTGTGCGGCCGCCACTGGGAGCCGCTGCGGCTCTTCTGCGAGGACGACCAGCGGCCCGTGTGCTTGGTGTGCAGGGAGTCCCGGGAGCACCAGGCACACACCATGGCGCCCATCGACGAGGCATTCGAGAGCTACCGG GAAAAACTTCTTAAGACTCAGTGCAGTCTGACGGCCAAGATGAAGCAAGCCTTGCGTTTACAGGACATGGAAGTGAAGAATGCTGCAGAGTGGAAG GAGAAGATGAAGAATCAGCGAATGAGACTGAGCGCAGAGTTTGCAAAGCTGCACAACTTCCTTGCTGAAGAAGAGCAACTGTTTCTTCAGAGACTGAgcgaagaagaagaagagacaaagaagaaacgCAATGAGAACAAACTAAGGCTCCATCAGATAATCACGTCGTTGAAGAAGCTCATCTTAGAGGTTGGGGAGAAGAGCCAGAGTTCCACCCTGATGTTGCTGCAG AATCCAAAAGATGTGTTGATCAG GAGTGAGAACGAGGATGTGAACTATTCCCTTGAAGTTCTAAAGGTGAAGACTGTGTGCCAGATTCCAGTGATGAAGGAAATGCTGAAGCGATTCCAAG TGGCTGTAAATCTGTCTGAAAACACAGCTCATGCCACACTGGTCTTCTCCCAGGAAGGGAGATATGTGAAAAATCCATCATCAGCTGGTTCCTGGCCATTATTTTCTACAGCATGGAGCTACTttgctggatggaagcgtcctcaGAAGAACACACACTTTGTGGAGAGATTTCAGCACTTACCCTGTGTTTTGGGGAAAAATGTTTTCACTTCAGGGAAACATTACTGGGAAGTTGAGAACCGAGATAGCCTTGAGATTGCTGTGGGGGTGTGTCGGGAGGACGTTATGGGGATTATGGATCATTCGCAAATGTCCCCCGAAGGGGGAGTCTGGGCGCTCCGTTGGAGTCCTACTAAGCAGGAGCCCCCTCTTCACCGGGTGGGAGTCTTCCTAGATCACGGGGCTGGGGACCTCTCGTTCTACAATGCTGTGGATGGAGCGCACCTCCACACTTTCTCTTGTCCTAAGGTCTCACGCCTCCGGCCGTTTTTTTGGTTGAGTCCATTAGCATCTTTAGTCATCCTCCCACTGACTGGTGGGAAATGA
- the TRIM4 gene encoding E3 ubiquitin-protein ligase TRIM4 isoform X4, with the protein MAAEDLQEDLTCSICLDYFEDPVSIECGHNFCRGCLRRSWAPGGGTFPCPECRQPSASAALRPNWALARLTEKTRRRRQDTVPPGLCGRHWEPLRLFCEDDQRPVCLVCRESREHQAHTMAPIDEAFESYRILLAFSLKIFLGHPFQSSPTPSITDGVTPVVSKREKLLKTQCSLTAKMKQALRLQDMEVKNAAEWKEKMKNQRMRLSAEFAKLHNFLAEEEQLFLQRLSEEEEETKKKRNENKLRLHQIITSLKKLILEVGEKSQSSTLMLLQNPKDVLIRSENEDVNYSLEVLKVKTVCQIPVMKEMLKRFQALSRPAGLSTGVDDLEERIEK; encoded by the exons ATGGCAGCCGAGGACCTCCAGGAGGACTTGACCTGCTCCATCTGTTTGGACTATTTCGAGGACCCGGTGTCCATCGAGTGCGGCCACAACTTCTGCCGTGGCTGCCTGCGCCGAAGCTGGGCGCCGGGTGGCGGCACGTTCCCCTGCCCCGAGTGCCGGCAGCCGTCGGCGTCCGCCGCGCTGCGGCCCAACTGGGCCCTGGCTCGGCTGACGGAGAAGACGCGGCGCCGGCGCCAGGACACCGTGCCCCCCGGCTTGTGCGGCCGCCACTGGGAGCCGCTGCGGCTCTTCTGCGAGGACGACCAGCGGCCCGTGTGCTTGGTGTGCAGGGAGTCCCGGGAGCACCAGGCACACACCATGGCGCCCATCGACGAGGCATTCGAGAGCTACCGG ATACTTCTAGCTTTTAGCTTGAAGATCTTCCTTGGTCATCCTTTCCAGAGTAGCCCTACCCCTTCCATTACTGACGGTGTAACTCCAGTGGTCTCCAAAAGA GAAAAACTTCTTAAGACTCAGTGCAGTCTGACGGCCAAGATGAAGCAAGCCTTGCGTTTACAGGACATGGAAGTGAAGAATGCTGCAGAGTGGAAG GAGAAGATGAAGAATCAGCGAATGAGACTGAGCGCAGAGTTTGCAAAGCTGCACAACTTCCTTGCTGAAGAAGAGCAACTGTTTCTTCAGAGACTGAgcgaagaagaagaagagacaaagaagaaacgCAATGAGAACAAACTAAGGCTCCATCAGATAATCACGTCGTTGAAGAAGCTCATCTTAGAGGTTGGGGAGAAGAGCCAGAGTTCCACCCTGATGTTGCTGCAG AATCCAAAAGATGTGTTGATCAG GAGTGAGAACGAGGATGTGAACTATTCCCTTGAAGTTCTAAAGGTGAAGACTGTGTGCCAGATTCCAGTGATGAAGGAAATGCTGAAGCGATTCCAAG
- the TRIM4 gene encoding E3 ubiquitin-protein ligase TRIM4 isoform X1, with the protein MAAEDLQEDLTCSICLDYFEDPVSIECGHNFCRGCLRRSWAPGGGTFPCPECRQPSASAALRPNWALARLTEKTRRRRQDTVPPGLCGRHWEPLRLFCEDDQRPVCLVCRESREHQAHTMAPIDEAFESYRILLAFSLKIFLGHPFQSSPTPSITDGVTPVVSKREKLLKTQCSLTAKMKQALRLQDMEVKNAAEWKEKMKNQRMRLSAEFAKLHNFLAEEEQLFLQRLSEEEEETKKKRNENKLRLHQIITSLKKLILEVGEKSQSSTLMLLQNPKDVLIRSENEDVNYSLEVLKVKTVCQIPVMKEMLKRFQVAVNLSENTAHATLVFSQEGRYVKNPSSAGSWPLFSTAWSYFAGWKRPQKNTHFVERFQHLPCVLGKNVFTSGKHYWEVENRDSLEIAVGVCREDVMGIMDHSQMSPEGGVWALRWSPTKQEPPLHRVGVFLDHGAGDLSFYNAVDGAHLHTFSCPKVSRLRPFFWLSPLASLVILPLTGGK; encoded by the exons ATGGCAGCCGAGGACCTCCAGGAGGACTTGACCTGCTCCATCTGTTTGGACTATTTCGAGGACCCGGTGTCCATCGAGTGCGGCCACAACTTCTGCCGTGGCTGCCTGCGCCGAAGCTGGGCGCCGGGTGGCGGCACGTTCCCCTGCCCCGAGTGCCGGCAGCCGTCGGCGTCCGCCGCGCTGCGGCCCAACTGGGCCCTGGCTCGGCTGACGGAGAAGACGCGGCGCCGGCGCCAGGACACCGTGCCCCCCGGCTTGTGCGGCCGCCACTGGGAGCCGCTGCGGCTCTTCTGCGAGGACGACCAGCGGCCCGTGTGCTTGGTGTGCAGGGAGTCCCGGGAGCACCAGGCACACACCATGGCGCCCATCGACGAGGCATTCGAGAGCTACCGG ATACTTCTAGCTTTTAGCTTGAAGATCTTCCTTGGTCATCCTTTCCAGAGTAGCCCTACCCCTTCCATTACTGACGGTGTAACTCCAGTGGTCTCCAAAAGA GAAAAACTTCTTAAGACTCAGTGCAGTCTGACGGCCAAGATGAAGCAAGCCTTGCGTTTACAGGACATGGAAGTGAAGAATGCTGCAGAGTGGAAG GAGAAGATGAAGAATCAGCGAATGAGACTGAGCGCAGAGTTTGCAAAGCTGCACAACTTCCTTGCTGAAGAAGAGCAACTGTTTCTTCAGAGACTGAgcgaagaagaagaagagacaaagaagaaacgCAATGAGAACAAACTAAGGCTCCATCAGATAATCACGTCGTTGAAGAAGCTCATCTTAGAGGTTGGGGAGAAGAGCCAGAGTTCCACCCTGATGTTGCTGCAG AATCCAAAAGATGTGTTGATCAG GAGTGAGAACGAGGATGTGAACTATTCCCTTGAAGTTCTAAAGGTGAAGACTGTGTGCCAGATTCCAGTGATGAAGGAAATGCTGAAGCGATTCCAAG TGGCTGTAAATCTGTCTGAAAACACAGCTCATGCCACACTGGTCTTCTCCCAGGAAGGGAGATATGTGAAAAATCCATCATCAGCTGGTTCCTGGCCATTATTTTCTACAGCATGGAGCTACTttgctggatggaagcgtcctcaGAAGAACACACACTTTGTGGAGAGATTTCAGCACTTACCCTGTGTTTTGGGGAAAAATGTTTTCACTTCAGGGAAACATTACTGGGAAGTTGAGAACCGAGATAGCCTTGAGATTGCTGTGGGGGTGTGTCGGGAGGACGTTATGGGGATTATGGATCATTCGCAAATGTCCCCCGAAGGGGGAGTCTGGGCGCTCCGTTGGAGTCCTACTAAGCAGGAGCCCCCTCTTCACCGGGTGGGAGTCTTCCTAGATCACGGGGCTGGGGACCTCTCGTTCTACAATGCTGTGGATGGAGCGCACCTCCACACTTTCTCTTGTCCTAAGGTCTCACGCCTCCGGCCGTTTTTTTGGTTGAGTCCATTAGCATCTTTAGTCATCCTCCCACTGACTGGTGGGAAATGA
- the GJC3 gene encoding gap junction gamma-3 protein encodes MCGRFLRRLVVEESWHSTPVGRLLLPVLLGFRLVLLAASGAGIYGDEQSEFVCHTLQPGCKAACYDDFHPLSPLRFWAFQVISVAVPGALYVGFTLYHVIWHWEESGEVRKEEETLLSPGEGSGDASGAGSPRLLWAYVAQLGVRLVLEGAALVGQYHLYGFKMPSSFACRREPCPGSITCTLSRPSEKTIFLKTMFGVSGLCLSFTLLELMLLGLGQWRRTWKQRSPSPSYIPTSKRTKRHQEPTDNFPALETKEQFREAGEKGPQVPLSSCP; translated from the coding sequence ATGTGTGGCAGGTTCCTGAGGCGGCTGGTGGTTGAGGAGAGCTGGCACTCCACCCCCGTGGGGCGCCTCCTGCTGCCCGTGCTGCTGGGCTTCCGCCTCGTGCTGCTGGCTGCTAGCGGGGCGGGGATCTATGGCGACGAGCAGAGTGAATTTGTGTGTCACACGCTGCAGCCAGGTTGCAAGGCCGCCTGCTATGACGACTTCCACCCCCTATCTCCACTGCGTTTCTGGGCCTTCCAGGTTATCTCCGTGGCTGTGCCTGGAGCCCTCTACGTGGGTTTCACCCTGTATCATGTGATCTGGCACTGGGAAGAATCAGGGGAggtgaggaaggaagaggagaccTTGCTCAGCCCAGGGGAGGGCAGTGGAGATGCCTCAGGGGCTGGAAGCCCCAGGCTGCTCTGGGCCTATGTAGCCCAGCTGGGGGTGCGGCTGGTCCTGGAGGGGGCAGCTTTGGTGGGGCAGTACCACCTGTATGGGTTCAAGATGCCCAGCTCCTTTGCATGCCGTCGAGAGCCTTGCCCAGGGAGCATAACCTGTACCCTGTCCCGCCCGTCCGAGAAGACCATCTTCCTGAAGACCATGTTTGGGGTCAGTGGGCTCTGCCTCTCCTTTACCCTTTTGGAGCTCATGCTCCTGGGCCTGGGCCAATGGCGGAGGACCTGGAAGCAGAGATCTCCCTCTCCTAGCTACATCCCAACTTCAAAGAGGACCAAAAGACACCAGGAACCAACTGATAACTTCCCAGCACTGGAAACAAAAGAGCAGTTCCGAGAAGCAGGTGAGAAGGGCCCTCAAGTCCCTCTTTCTTCCTGCCCCTGA
- the TRIM4 gene encoding E3 ubiquitin-protein ligase TRIM4 isoform X3, with product MAAEDLQEDLTCSICLDYFEDPVSIECGHNFCRGCLRRSWAPGGGTFPCPECRQPSASAALRPNWALARLTEKTRRRRQDTVPPGLCGRHWEPLRLFCEDDQRPVCLVCRESREHQAHTMAPIDEAFESYRILLAFSLKIFLGHPFQSSPTPSITDGVTPVVSKREKLLKTQCSLTAKMKQALRLQDMEVKNAAEWKNPKDVLIRSENEDVNYSLEVLKVKTVCQIPVMKEMLKRFQVAVNLSENTAHATLVFSQEGRYVKNPSSAGSWPLFSTAWSYFAGWKRPQKNTHFVERFQHLPCVLGKNVFTSGKHYWEVENRDSLEIAVGVCREDVMGIMDHSQMSPEGGVWALRWSPTKQEPPLHRVGVFLDHGAGDLSFYNAVDGAHLHTFSCPKVSRLRPFFWLSPLASLVILPLTGGK from the exons ATGGCAGCCGAGGACCTCCAGGAGGACTTGACCTGCTCCATCTGTTTGGACTATTTCGAGGACCCGGTGTCCATCGAGTGCGGCCACAACTTCTGCCGTGGCTGCCTGCGCCGAAGCTGGGCGCCGGGTGGCGGCACGTTCCCCTGCCCCGAGTGCCGGCAGCCGTCGGCGTCCGCCGCGCTGCGGCCCAACTGGGCCCTGGCTCGGCTGACGGAGAAGACGCGGCGCCGGCGCCAGGACACCGTGCCCCCCGGCTTGTGCGGCCGCCACTGGGAGCCGCTGCGGCTCTTCTGCGAGGACGACCAGCGGCCCGTGTGCTTGGTGTGCAGGGAGTCCCGGGAGCACCAGGCACACACCATGGCGCCCATCGACGAGGCATTCGAGAGCTACCGG ATACTTCTAGCTTTTAGCTTGAAGATCTTCCTTGGTCATCCTTTCCAGAGTAGCCCTACCCCTTCCATTACTGACGGTGTAACTCCAGTGGTCTCCAAAAGA GAAAAACTTCTTAAGACTCAGTGCAGTCTGACGGCCAAGATGAAGCAAGCCTTGCGTTTACAGGACATGGAAGTGAAGAATGCTGCAGAGTGGAAG AATCCAAAAGATGTGTTGATCAG GAGTGAGAACGAGGATGTGAACTATTCCCTTGAAGTTCTAAAGGTGAAGACTGTGTGCCAGATTCCAGTGATGAAGGAAATGCTGAAGCGATTCCAAG TGGCTGTAAATCTGTCTGAAAACACAGCTCATGCCACACTGGTCTTCTCCCAGGAAGGGAGATATGTGAAAAATCCATCATCAGCTGGTTCCTGGCCATTATTTTCTACAGCATGGAGCTACTttgctggatggaagcgtcctcaGAAGAACACACACTTTGTGGAGAGATTTCAGCACTTACCCTGTGTTTTGGGGAAAAATGTTTTCACTTCAGGGAAACATTACTGGGAAGTTGAGAACCGAGATAGCCTTGAGATTGCTGTGGGGGTGTGTCGGGAGGACGTTATGGGGATTATGGATCATTCGCAAATGTCCCCCGAAGGGGGAGTCTGGGCGCTCCGTTGGAGTCCTACTAAGCAGGAGCCCCCTCTTCACCGGGTGGGAGTCTTCCTAGATCACGGGGCTGGGGACCTCTCGTTCTACAATGCTGTGGATGGAGCGCACCTCCACACTTTCTCTTGTCCTAAGGTCTCACGCCTCCGGCCGTTTTTTTGGTTGAGTCCATTAGCATCTTTAGTCATCCTCCCACTGACTGGTGGGAAATGA